A window of the Lolium perenne isolate Kyuss_39 chromosome 7, Kyuss_2.0, whole genome shotgun sequence genome harbors these coding sequences:
- the LOC127315073 gene encoding uncharacterized protein: MAEPYASPRWSGLAIDLLIHVVHLLELPEALAFRAVCPLWRSASTAAAGVPRTRQTPWLVSLVTDPLPRDKQSRDPSVSSQFLNMLDKKTYQVSFPQGKGKAVALCGASQGWLVVANELSDLILYDPFAMTTIPLPPITGFSKCIQGVYADGDATHDVVSPGMAFYDKLVLSGSPFAAAGAIALVVHTSGKQLSFARVGSGAGSSRSPSWPLLTSIVQSDDRDSFADIVHHSRAGTRFYALTIKGLLVSFTFSPGRNKAKREVIIAKDDDQDVVTRYLVSTPWAHLLQIRVILDKDRKNGVTVQIDRVDLKSRTLVGLAPAEALRGYAVFLGQNSPGVLSTDTFPKLRPDCIYFTTPRLRNEITYENRYNRWRSGVKVYDLKKQTLEPEFPWRGESYGPASNPLEVWFTPSQLPYSTFSASLPSLDDSH; the protein is encoded by the exons ATGGCAGAACCTTACGCGAGTCCACGCTGGTCAGGCCTCGCCATCGATCTCCTGATCCACGTCGTTCACCTCCTCGAGCTCCCGGAAGCTCTCGCCTTCCGCGCCGTCTGCCCGTTATGGCGCTCTGCCTCCACGGCCGCCGCCGGCGTCCCGCGCACTCGCCAAACGCCATGGCTCGTGTCCTTGGTGACGGACCCACTTCCCAGAGACAAGCAGAGTCGGGATCCAAGCGTTTCTTCCCAGTTCCTTAACATGCTGGACAAGAAAACCTACCAGGTCAGCTTCCCCCAGGGCAAGGGCAAGGCCGTGGCCTTGTGCGGTGCCTCCCAAGGCTGGCTGGTCGTGGCCAACGAGCTCTCCGACCTCATCCTCTACGACCCCTTCGCCATGACCACCATCCCGCTGCCGCCCATCACCGGCTTCTCCAAGTGCATCCAGGGGGTCTACGCCGACG GCGACGCTACTCACGACGTGGTGTCTCCCGGCATGGCCTTCTACGACAAGCTCGTGTTGTCCGGCTCCCCGTTCGCTGCGGCCGGCGCCATCGCTCTGGTCGTCCACACATCGGGCAAACAGCTCTCTTTCGCGAGGGTCGGATCCGGAGCAGGCAGCAGCCGGAGTCCTTCTTGGCCGCTGCTTACTTCTATCGTCCAAAGCGATGATCGTGACAGCTTCGCCGATATTGTCCACCACTCCCGTGCTGGCACCAGGTTCTACGCCCTCACGATCAAAGGGCTACTCGTGTCATTCACCTTTTCCCCCGGACGGAACAAAGCCAAGAGGGAAGTGATAATCGCCAAGGACGACGACCAGGACGTCGTCACCAGGTACCTGGTCTCGACTCCCTGGGCACATCTTCTGCAGATACGCGTCATCCTCGACAAGGACCGGAAGAACGGCGTCACGGTCCAGATAGACAGGGTAGACCTGAAAAGTCGCACACTGGTAGGACTAGCCCCCGCCGAGGCTCTACGGGGATACGCGGTGTTCCTCGGGCAGAATAGCCCGGGCGTTTTATCCACCGACACATTCCCGAAGCTGAGACCAGACTGTATATACTTCACAACTCCGCGGCTCAGGAACGAAATCACCTACGAAAACCGCTACAACCGATGGAGGAGCGGCGTAAAGGTTTACGACTTGAAAAAACAGACGTTGGAGCCTGAGTTCCCGTGGAGGGGTGAGAGTTACGGACCAGCCTCTAATCCGCTCGAGGTCTGGTTTACGCCGAGCCAGCTGCCATACTCGACATTCAGTGCATCGCTTCCTTCTCTCGATGACTCGCATTAG